In the genome of bacterium, one region contains:
- a CDS encoding MBL fold metallo-hydrolase codes for MPLRSLLILLWIACSSLACQTGPLTFYFLDMVGGGSTLIVTPSGESLLIDTGSLEPKGRDDGRILQACRDAGLERIDHL; via the coding sequence ATGCCGCTGCGAAGCCTGCTCATTCTGCTGTGGATTGCCTGTTCCAGTCTGGCGTGCCAAACCGGCCCACTGACCTTTTACTTTCTCGATATGGTCGGCGGCGGTTCGACGCTGATCGTCACCCCTTCCGGAGAATCCCTGCTGATCGACACGGGCTCGTTGGAGCCCAAAGGTCGGGATGACGGCCGCATTCTGCAGGCTTGCCGCGATGCCGGACTGGAGCGCATCGATCATTTGA